The proteins below come from a single Chryseobacterium sp. MA9 genomic window:
- a CDS encoding glycoside hydrolase family 97 protein, with protein sequence MKKITVGALLLSMMFTGVKAQSLKSPDGKFEMNFQLKEGVPYYNLKYNGAVVVEDSKLGLRLFKDTAIKFASEIAKPEDAKFDLNNGFAKTDEKRDSKNETWQPVLGEKKNYINHYNELAVTLNQASTDRSIVVKFRLFNDGLGFRYEFPQQKNLNYFVIREEDSEIDFPTDMKAWWMVADYDSQEYQYQETKVSEIPAKWDKAYDANASQSLVKNAVQSPLMLKREGKEPLYINVAEAAVLDYPASHLEVDAQNFKFKTHLTADRQGAKGYIQTPSVTPWRTIIVAPKAEQVMDSKMIFNLNEPTKYTDTSYIHPTKYMGVWWEMIIGKSQWAYSTAENVHLGKTDFAKLTPNGKHAANNTKVKEYIDFAAENGFQGLLIEGWNIGWEDWFGHSKEYVFDFITPYPDFDIKMLNEYAHSKGIKLIMHHETSGSATNYERWADKAFQTMNKYGYDAVKTGYVGDIIPRGEHHYSQWTINHYYRIAEKANDYKIMVNSHESVRPTGESRTYPNYISAEAARGTEYEAFGGNKPDHQTVLPFTRWMGGSMDYTPGIFQTKLDYYFPGDNRFVKTTLVKQLALYVTMYMPLQMAADLPENYKKHMDAFQFIKDVAADWDDTKILSAEPGDYVVTARKAKGTENWFVGGITDENKREYTVDFSFLDKGKKYEATIYEDGKDADYIDNPQSYNIYKKEITGKSKINFKMARSGGFAISIKPVK encoded by the coding sequence ATGAAGAAAATTACAGTTGGAGCGCTTTTGCTCTCAATGATGTTTACAGGTGTGAAAGCCCAATCTTTAAAATCTCCGGACGGAAAGTTCGAAATGAATTTTCAGTTGAAAGAAGGAGTACCTTACTACAACCTGAAGTATAATGGAGCAGTGGTAGTTGAAGATTCTAAATTGGGATTGAGATTATTTAAAGACACAGCCATAAAATTCGCTTCTGAGATAGCTAAACCAGAAGATGCAAAATTCGATCTGAACAACGGTTTTGCGAAGACAGATGAAAAAAGAGACTCCAAAAATGAAACCTGGCAGCCGGTTTTAGGAGAAAAGAAAAATTATATCAATCATTATAACGAACTGGCAGTTACCTTGAATCAGGCTTCTACAGACAGAAGCATCGTGGTGAAGTTCAGATTGTTTAATGATGGATTAGGATTCCGATATGAATTCCCACAGCAGAAGAATCTTAATTATTTTGTCATCAGAGAAGAAGATTCTGAAATTGATTTTCCTACCGATATGAAGGCATGGTGGATGGTAGCAGATTATGACTCTCAGGAATATCAGTATCAGGAAACAAAAGTATCTGAAATTCCGGCAAAATGGGATAAAGCATATGATGCAAACGCTTCACAGTCTTTGGTGAAAAATGCAGTTCAGTCTCCGTTAATGCTTAAAAGAGAAGGAAAAGAGCCCTTATATATCAACGTTGCTGAAGCAGCGGTGTTGGATTATCCGGCTTCACACCTGGAAGTAGATGCGCAGAACTTTAAGTTTAAAACACATTTAACTGCTGACAGACAGGGAGCAAAAGGATATATTCAGACTCCGTCAGTTACCCCTTGGAGAACAATTATCGTAGCTCCGAAAGCAGAGCAGGTGATGGATTCTAAAATGATCTTCAACCTTAACGAGCCTACAAAGTATACAGATACTTCTTACATTCATCCTACAAAGTACATGGGAGTTTGGTGGGAAATGATCATCGGAAAATCTCAGTGGGCGTATTCCACAGCTGAAAATGTTCATTTAGGTAAAACTGATTTTGCTAAATTGACACCGAATGGAAAACATGCAGCCAACAATACAAAAGTTAAAGAATATATTGACTTTGCGGCAGAAAATGGATTCCAGGGATTATTGATCGAAGGTTGGAATATCGGTTGGGAAGACTGGTTCGGACACTCAAAAGAATATGTTTTTGACTTCATTACCCCTTACCCGGATTTCGATATCAAAATGTTGAATGAATATGCCCATTCAAAAGGAATTAAGCTGATCATGCACCATGAAACTTCAGGTTCTGCAACGAACTACGAAAGATGGGCAGATAAAGCATTCCAAACCATGAATAAATACGGCTATGATGCTGTGAAAACAGGATATGTAGGAGATATTATTCCTAGAGGAGAACATCATTATTCTCAATGGACAATTAACCATTACTATAGAATTGCAGAAAAGGCAAACGACTATAAAATCATGGTCAATTCTCACGAATCTGTACGTCCTACAGGAGAAAGCCGTACCTATCCGAACTATATCTCTGCCGAAGCAGCACGTGGAACAGAATATGAAGCATTCGGAGGAAACAAGCCAGATCACCAGACGGTCCTTCCGTTTACAAGATGGATGGGAGGTTCTATGGATTATACACCTGGTATTTTCCAGACGAAATTAGATTATTATTTCCCTGGAGATAACCGTTTCGTAAAAACTACTCTGGTAAAACAATTGGCCCTTTATGTAACAATGTACATGCCGCTTCAGATGGCTGCGGATCTTCCTGAAAACTACAAAAAGCATATGGATGCATTCCAGTTTATCAAGGATGTAGCAGCAGATTGGGATGATACAAAAATCTTATCTGCAGAACCGGGAGATTATGTAGTTACAGCAAGAAAAGCAAAAGGTACTGAAAATTGGTTTGTAGGAGGTATTACCGATGAAAACAAACGCGAGTATACCGTAGACTTCTCGTTCCTGGATAAAGGAAAAAAATATGAAGCAACGATCTATGAAGATGGAAAAGATGCTGATTATATTGATAATCCTCAAAGCTATAATATCTACAAGAAAGAGATTACAGGCAAGTCAAAAATTAATTTTAAAATGGCAAGAAGCGGCGGTTTCGCAATTTCAATTAAACCAGTAAAATAA
- a CDS encoding glycoside hydrolase family 13 protein, whose amino-acid sequence MKTIFAALALSIASAAFSQKVLERIEPAFWWKGMKNPELQILVYGKDVAYNEIVLSDGIQIKDIRKVDNPNYVFITVNTNEINVPKFTINIKKGNKNLSSYTYELKQRNPGSANRESFTSKDVMYLIMPDRFANGNEKNDSKPELTEKADRTLPNGRHGGDLSGIINHLDYIQNLGATAVWLTPVNEDNEKVYSYHGYAQTDLYKIDARYGTNEDYKTLSKELNKRNMMLVMDYVTNHWGGSHWMIKDLPSKDWIHWFDEGEKGFKRSNYKTTTQFDTNASDIDKKYALNGWFDTTMPDINQKNPLVLKYLIQNAIWWIEYAELGGFRVDTYPYNDKDGMAKWAKAITDEYPKFNIVGETWLYTAAQIAAWQKNSKIGEIEGYNSNLPSVMDFMLFENMPKALKEKESWDKGMIRIYDSFTSDFLYPDINNLLVFFENHDTERWNEIFNANPDAYKIGLALISTVRGIPQIYYGSEIGMRGDKTKGGDADSRRDFPGGWKSDSQNAFNPSAQTPEQKEFFRFSQKLLNWRKGKEVIHNGKTKNFVPQDGVFVYFRYNEKESVMVVINNNEKDQMLNLKRFAESLNGFTKGKEVISGKEFMLQNTINISAKTPLIIELEK is encoded by the coding sequence ATGAAGACAATATTTGCAGCATTAGCCCTTTCAATAGCTTCTGCAGCCTTTTCCCAAAAAGTGTTGGAAAGAATAGAGCCGGCTTTCTGGTGGAAAGGAATGAAGAACCCTGAACTTCAGATTCTTGTTTACGGAAAAGACGTTGCCTATAACGAGATTGTACTTTCAGATGGAATACAGATCAAAGATATTCGGAAAGTTGATAATCCGAATTACGTTTTTATTACTGTAAATACCAACGAAATAAATGTTCCGAAGTTTACTATTAATATTAAAAAAGGGAATAAAAATCTAAGTTCCTACACATATGAACTGAAGCAAAGGAATCCCGGATCTGCCAACCGCGAATCGTTTACCTCAAAAGATGTCATGTATCTGATCATGCCGGACCGCTTTGCCAATGGTAATGAAAAAAATGATTCAAAACCGGAACTTACAGAAAAAGCAGATCGCACTCTGCCTAATGGAAGACATGGCGGAGATCTCAGCGGTATCATTAATCATCTTGACTATATTCAGAATCTGGGAGCAACAGCAGTTTGGCTGACTCCGGTAAATGAAGACAATGAGAAAGTGTATTCCTATCACGGATATGCCCAGACCGATCTGTATAAAATTGATGCCCGCTACGGAACCAATGAAGACTATAAAACTTTATCCAAAGAGCTGAATAAACGAAATATGATGTTGGTGATGGATTATGTCACCAACCATTGGGGCGGTTCACACTGGATGATCAAAGATCTTCCTTCAAAAGATTGGATACACTGGTTTGATGAAGGAGAAAAAGGGTTTAAACGTTCCAATTATAAAACGACAACGCAATTCGATACCAATGCTTCAGATATTGATAAAAAATATGCGCTGAACGGATGGTTTGATACCACCATGCCAGATATTAATCAAAAAAATCCACTGGTTTTGAAATATTTGATTCAAAATGCAATCTGGTGGATAGAATATGCAGAATTAGGAGGATTTCGGGTAGATACCTATCCTTATAATGATAAAGATGGTATGGCAAAATGGGCTAAAGCGATTACCGATGAATATCCAAAATTCAATATCGTTGGAGAAACCTGGCTTTATACGGCAGCACAAATTGCAGCGTGGCAGAAAAATTCGAAAATAGGAGAAATAGAAGGATATAATTCAAATTTACCATCGGTAATGGATTTTATGCTATTTGAAAATATGCCTAAAGCTCTTAAAGAAAAGGAAAGCTGGGATAAAGGTATGATTAGAATTTATGACTCTTTTACAAGTGATTTCCTTTATCCGGATATTAATAACCTTCTGGTTTTCTTTGAAAATCATGATACAGAAAGATGGAATGAAATCTTTAATGCAAATCCTGACGCCTACAAAATAGGACTTGCTCTCATCTCAACAGTAAGAGGAATTCCCCAGATCTATTACGGATCAGAAATAGGAATGAGAGGAGATAAGACGAAGGGAGGTGATGCAGATAGCCGACGGGATTTTCCGGGAGGCTGGAAGTCTGATTCTCAGAATGCTTTCAATCCATCTGCTCAGACTCCGGAACAAAAGGAATTTTTCAGGTTTTCTCAGAAACTACTAAACTGGAGAAAAGGTAAGGAAGTTATTCATAATGGGAAAACTAAAAATTTCGTTCCTCAGGATGGTGTTTTTGTGTATTTCAGATACAATGAAAAAGAAAGTGTAATGGTGGTCATCAACAATAATGAAAAAGATCAGATGTTAAACTTGAAACGATTTGCCGAATCACTTAATGGATTTACAAAAGGGAAAGAGGTTATTTCAGGAAAAGAATTTATGTTGCAGAATACAATCAATATTTCTGCAAAAACTCCATTGATCATTGAACTTGAAAAATAA
- a CDS encoding nuclear transport factor 2 family protein, with protein sequence MKKLTTAYTLILFVLGFSLLSAQSKTVFEKEKSEISTMLDAFNAAAAIADYNAYFNLFADESTFIGTDATEIWDKKAFMVWAKPYFDKKKTWNFKALKRNIYFSKDGKLAWFDELLDTQMKICRGSGVVEKINGSWKVKQYVLSVTVPNEVVDKVVVEKTPIEDALIQKLKS encoded by the coding sequence ATGAAAAAACTAACGACTGCTTATACATTAATCCTCTTTGTACTGGGATTTTCTTTATTGAGTGCACAGTCGAAGACCGTATTTGAGAAAGAAAAATCGGAAATCAGTACCATGCTTGATGCATTCAATGCAGCTGCGGCGATAGCGGACTACAACGCCTATTTTAATCTCTTTGCGGACGAATCTACCTTCATTGGAACGGATGCTACCGAAATCTGGGATAAAAAAGCATTTATGGTATGGGCAAAACCTTATTTTGACAAAAAGAAAACCTGGAATTTTAAAGCTCTTAAAAGAAATATCTACTTCAGCAAAGATGGTAAACTGGCGTGGTTCGATGAACTATTGGATACCCAGATGAAAATATGCAGAGGCTCCGGAGTGGTAGAAAAAATCAACGGAAGCTGGAAAGTAAAACAATATGTCCTTTCTGTGACGGTTCCTAATGAGGTGGTTGATAAAGTGGTGGTTGAAAAAACGCCTATCGAGGACGCATTAATCCAAAAATTGAAGTCATAA
- a CDS encoding pirin family protein produces the protein MKTVYHKADSRGHANHGWLNSYHTFSFANYQNRDRTNFGVLRVLNDDTVSQGMGFGTHPHRDMEIISIPLEGDLEHKDSMGTTAVIKKGEIQVMSAGTGVKHSEYNKNKDEEVKFLQIWVFPRELDVEPRYDQKSIKEGEKINGFQQILSPNKNDDGVWIHQDAWFNLANFTKGNGKNYMLNKKGNGVYAFVLKGSAKIGDRVLNERDGLGIWDTQSFNIEAVEDTEVLLMEVPMELPSYLK, from the coding sequence ATGAAAACAGTATATCATAAAGCAGATTCAAGAGGCCATGCCAACCACGGATGGTTAAATTCTTACCATACATTCAGTTTTGCCAACTATCAGAACAGAGACAGAACGAACTTTGGTGTTTTAAGAGTATTGAATGATGACACCGTTTCTCAGGGAATGGGCTTCGGAACACACCCGCACAGGGATATGGAAATTATATCCATTCCTTTGGAAGGAGATTTAGAGCATAAAGATTCAATGGGAACTACAGCGGTGATCAAAAAAGGAGAAATCCAGGTGATGAGTGCCGGAACTGGAGTTAAGCACAGTGAATATAATAAAAATAAAGATGAAGAAGTAAAGTTTCTACAGATCTGGGTTTTTCCAAGAGAACTGGATGTTGAACCGCGATACGATCAGAAAAGTATTAAAGAAGGTGAAAAGATCAACGGATTCCAACAGATTTTATCTCCTAATAAAAATGATGACGGAGTTTGGATTCATCAGGATGCATGGTTTAATTTGGCCAATTTTACAAAAGGAAACGGCAAAAATTATATGCTCAACAAAAAAGGAAACGGAGTCTATGCATTTGTTTTAAAAGGAAGCGCAAAAATTGGAGACCGTGTTCTGAATGAAAGAGACGGATTGGGAATCTGGGATACTCAGAGTTTTAATATTGAAGCTGTAGAAGACACAGAAGTA
- a CDS encoding MFS transporter: MAEMVGRYNTGPFGKRKKPDLSMLQIINMSMGFLGIQMAFGLQNGNASRILGNLGADVHELSWFWLVAPVTGLIVQPIIGHMGDNTWSPLGRRKPYFLIGAVLCAIGLVLLPNAASVTQMFAANALLLAVIFLAMMDASVNIAMEPFRALVGDMLPKHQGTIGFSVQTILIGIGAVLGSYLPDWLTKMGISNEAPAGFVADNVIYSFYIGAGLLIISILYTIMTTREYSPQEFADFEDGKEVEKQESKFSDIFKDFAAIPVQMKKLGIVQFFSWFALFTMWVFTTSALATHHFGLSPEDTHSKAFNDAGDLTGKLFGMYNLWAIPFAFLLTPIAKLIGKKQTHALALLCGGLGLVSMYFIKDVDNLWISMIGLGFAWASILAMPYAMLIEVIPQRKMGVYMGIFNFFIVIPQIINGLFGGPVVSGVFGKQAMDYVVVGGVCMLIGAVVTMIFVKSEDETPKEIEEEIKQVHF, from the coding sequence ATGGCAGAAATGGTGGGGAGATATAATACGGGGCCATTTGGAAAAAGAAAAAAGCCAGATTTATCCATGCTCCAGATTATTAATATGAGTATGGGATTCCTTGGGATTCAAATGGCATTCGGATTACAAAATGGAAATGCAAGCCGTATTCTGGGTAATTTAGGAGCTGATGTTCACGAACTGTCCTGGTTCTGGCTGGTTGCTCCTGTTACAGGTTTGATTGTTCAGCCTATTATCGGCCATATGGGTGACAATACATGGAGTCCACTGGGAAGAAGAAAACCTTACTTTTTAATTGGAGCAGTTTTATGTGCTATTGGACTGGTGCTTCTTCCGAATGCTGCTTCTGTGACTCAGATGTTCGCTGCTAATGCGCTTTTATTAGCAGTAATATTCCTTGCTATGATGGATGCTTCCGTAAACATTGCGATGGAGCCTTTCAGAGCTTTGGTAGGGGATATGCTCCCGAAACATCAGGGAACAATAGGATTTTCAGTACAGACAATTCTGATTGGAATCGGGGCTGTATTGGGCTCTTATTTACCGGATTGGTTAACAAAAATGGGGATTTCCAACGAAGCCCCGGCAGGGTTTGTAGCAGATAATGTGATTTATTCTTTTTATATAGGAGCAGGATTGCTTATCATATCAATTCTTTACACCATAATGACAACCAGGGAATACTCTCCACAGGAGTTTGCTGATTTTGAAGATGGAAAAGAAGTTGAGAAGCAGGAATCTAAGTTTTCGGATATTTTCAAAGATTTTGCGGCAATTCCTGTACAGATGAAAAAGCTGGGAATTGTTCAGTTTTTTTCATGGTTTGCTTTATTTACCATGTGGGTTTTTACCACCAGTGCATTAGCTACCCATCATTTTGGTCTTTCTCCGGAAGATACCCATTCCAAAGCATTTAATGATGCCGGGGATTTAACTGGAAAGCTTTTCGGAATGTACAATTTATGGGCAATCCCATTTGCTTTTTTATTGACACCTATAGCGAAACTGATCGGTAAAAAACAGACTCATGCTTTGGCTTTATTGTGTGGCGGTTTGGGGCTCGTTTCAATGTATTTCATTAAAGATGTCGACAATTTATGGATATCAATGATCGGATTAGGTTTCGCTTGGGCAAGTATTCTTGCAATGCCTTATGCGATGCTTATTGAAGTGATTCCACAGAGAAAAATGGGAGTTTATATGGGGATATTCAATTTCTTTATTGTTATTCCGCAGATAATCAATGGATTATTTGGAGGTCCTGTTGTAAGCGGTGTTTTCGGAAAACAGGCCATGGATTATGTTGTGGTAGGAGGTGTTTGTATGCTGATAGGAGCTGTAGTGACCATGATTTTTGTTAAATCAGAAGATGAAACCCCTAAGGAAATTGAAGAAGAAATCAAACAGGTGCATTTTTAA
- a CDS encoding sterol desaturase family protein, translating into MFDFSSMFQAEGPDVVYTWTIPVFAVIIFAEMAYSHFNKEKIYETKDVATNVLFALLNYGLDIIMKGFSLFVMMFFYHHRIFDWQEGIWYWIAVFLAQDFAYYVHHYVDHHSRVFWAVHITHHNSDYFNISTGFRSPVFQPLYRYLFFSPLAFMGFHPWHILVAYSAIQIYGTFVHTQSIKSMGFLEYILVTPSHHRVHHACNIKYLDRNMGMGLIIWDKIFGTFEKEDPEVPVKYGVYPKIKSKDPATMLFYEWRRIGKDIRQPGLSFKDRIKYLFYSPGWRHDGTGKTVKQYQKEYNKHKEKIKNESTPLKEQTPGTEYQYSQLNQHAADK; encoded by the coding sequence ATGTTTGATTTCAGTAGTATGTTCCAAGCTGAGGGTCCAGATGTTGTTTATACATGGACCATCCCTGTATTTGCTGTAATTATTTTTGCAGAGATGGCTTACAGCCATTTTAATAAGGAAAAAATTTACGAAACTAAAGATGTAGCAACCAATGTCCTTTTTGCTTTGCTCAACTACGGATTAGACATCATCATGAAAGGGTTCTCTTTGTTTGTCATGATGTTTTTTTATCATCACCGCATTTTCGACTGGCAAGAGGGAATTTGGTATTGGATTGCTGTATTTCTGGCTCAGGATTTCGCTTATTATGTTCATCATTATGTAGATCATCACTCACGAGTCTTCTGGGCTGTACATATTACCCATCACAATTCTGATTATTTCAACATCAGCACAGGATTCAGAAGTCCCGTATTTCAGCCATTATACAGATATTTGTTTTTCTCTCCTCTAGCGTTTATGGGCTTCCATCCATGGCATATTCTGGTAGCGTATTCTGCGATACAGATTTACGGCACCTTTGTTCATACACAGTCTATTAAAAGTATGGGATTTTTAGAATATATTCTGGTTACTCCTTCTCATCACAGAGTACATCATGCCTGTAACATCAAATATCTGGATCGTAATATGGGAATGGGACTGATTATCTGGGATAAAATTTTCGGAACTTTTGAAAAAGAAGATCCCGAAGTCCCTGTGAAATATGGTGTATATCCAAAAATAAAGTCCAAAGATCCAGCAACCATGCTTTTCTATGAATGGAGAAGAATAGGAAAAGATATCAGACAGCCCGGACTTTCTTTCAAAGACCGTATAAAGTATCTTTTTTATTCGCCGGGATGGAGACATGATGGTACCGGAAAAACGGTAAAGCAGTATCAGAAGGAATACAACAAGCATAAGGAAAAAATAAAAAATGAAAGTACCCCTTTAAAGGAGCAGACACCCGGCACTGAATATCAATATTCACAACTGAACCAGCATGCAGCAGATAAATAA